In Gemmatimonadetes bacterium T265, one DNA window encodes the following:
- the queC gene encoding 7-cyano-7-deazaguanine synthase: MLLSGGLDSATCLALAGREGYAVQALSFRYGQRHVHEVEAARRIAAAAGVARHVVVDIDLRTFGGSALTSDIAVPKDRAPAYRGPEAMAGERVPVTDVPVTYVPARNTIFLSYALALAETSGAGDIFLGVSAVDYSGYPDCRPEYIAAFQTMANLATRAGVEAAARGEVALRLRTPLLHLTKAETIRLGASLGVDYGMTTSCYDPAPDGAGEWLACGHCDACLLRGKGFEEAGIPDPTRYARGPAV; the protein is encoded by the coding sequence TTGCTCCTCTCGGGCGGCCTCGATTCGGCCACCTGCCTCGCCCTCGCCGGGCGCGAAGGGTATGCCGTGCAGGCGCTCAGCTTCCGCTACGGCCAGCGCCACGTGCACGAGGTCGAGGCCGCGCGCCGTATCGCGGCCGCGGCCGGCGTCGCGCGCCACGTCGTCGTCGACATCGACCTGCGCACGTTCGGCGGCTCCGCGCTCACGTCGGACATTGCCGTGCCCAAGGACCGCGCGCCCGCGTACCGCGGGCCGGAGGCGATGGCCGGGGAGCGCGTGCCCGTCACCGACGTGCCGGTCACCTACGTGCCGGCGCGGAACACGATCTTCCTCTCATACGCGCTCGCCCTCGCCGAAACGAGCGGGGCGGGCGACATCTTCCTCGGCGTCTCCGCGGTCGACTACTCCGGCTACCCCGACTGCCGCCCGGAGTACATCGCGGCGTTCCAGACGATGGCAAACCTCGCGACGCGCGCGGGCGTCGAGGCCGCCGCCCGCGGCGAGGTCGCCCTCCGCCTCCGCACGCCGCTCCTCCACCTCACCAAGGCCGAGACGATCCGCCTCGGCGCCTCGCTCGGCGTCGACTACGGAATGACGACGAGCTGCTACGACCCGGCGCCGGACGGTGCCGGCGAATGGCTCGCCTGCGGGCACTGCGACGCGTGCCTCTTACGCGGCAAGGGCTTCGAGGAGGCCGGCATCCCCGACCCAACGCGCTACGCACGCGGTCCGGCGGTGTAA
- a CDS encoding inorganic pyrophosphatase, protein MTPPAPFAGLPTRPRDAEPEHVHAVVETPKGSPHKLDYEPDLGVFMLKKEMPAGHVFPYDFGFVPGTLGGDGDPLDVLVLMDEATYPGVLVEARLVGVFEAEQTERDGGRSRNDRLVAVAACSRRHADVRTLDDLGRAALDQIEHFFRSYNEETGKRVEFTNRAGPARAAELVDEGVKRAAEKR, encoded by the coding sequence ATGACCCCGCCCGCCCCGTTCGCCGGCCTCCCCACCCGCCCAAGGGACGCCGAGCCCGAGCACGTGCACGCCGTCGTCGAGACGCCGAAGGGCAGCCCCCACAAGCTCGACTACGAGCCCGACCTCGGCGTGTTCATGCTCAAGAAGGAGATGCCGGCCGGGCACGTCTTCCCGTACGACTTCGGCTTCGTCCCCGGTACGTTAGGCGGCGACGGCGACCCGCTCGACGTGCTCGTGCTGATGGACGAGGCGACCTACCCCGGGGTGCTCGTCGAGGCGCGCCTCGTGGGCGTGTTCGAGGCCGAGCAGACCGAGCGCGACGGCGGCCGGAGCCGGAACGACCGGCTCGTCGCCGTCGCGGCGTGTTCGCGCCGGCACGCGGACGTGCGCACGCTCGACGACCTCGGGCGCGCGGCGCTCGACCAGATCGAGCACTTCTTCCGGTCGTACAACGAGGAGACCGGGAAGCGGGTCGAGTTCACGAACCGCGCGGGGCCGGCGCGGGCGGCGGAGTTGGTGGACGAGGGGGTGAAGCGGGCGGCGGAGAAGCGTTAG
- a CDS encoding amine oxidase — protein MSDSMSEQKLVILGAGPTGLAAAYRLQELGYRNFRVYEARDKVGGLASSERSPNGFTYDIGGHVLFSHYKYFDALFDKLMGDDYQELVREAWVWMCGRFLPYPLQNNIRNLPKEVVLECVLGLVEAQRTPLELDKIENFEQLIMKQFGAGLAKYFMMPYNFKVWAHPPRMMNKEWIGERVALPSLERVLGNVILNRDDAGWGPNNTFKYPRYGGTGGLFERIVPYIKDHLALEAAAVSVDTARKTVRFADGREESYDVLMSTLPMDKFVALTTDAPDHVRAEVKRLRHSGSFIVGVGVDRPAETSKCWMYYPEADAPFYRVTYLSNYSPEVVPDHTRQHSLLAEVSHSEFKPEDRTTIVRQTLEGMVSTRLLTEEDVRSRIADTFVIERDYTYPTPSLERDGVLRTVHPWLHERGIYSRGRFGAWRYEVGNMDHSVAQGVEWANRVVLGEVEDELTYQAKRGC, from the coding sequence GTGTCCGATTCGATGTCCGAACAGAAACTCGTCATCCTCGGCGCGGGCCCCACGGGGCTCGCCGCCGCATACCGCCTGCAGGAGCTCGGCTACCGCAACTTCCGGGTGTACGAGGCGCGCGACAAGGTCGGCGGCCTCGCGTCGAGCGAGCGGAGCCCGAACGGCTTCACGTACGACATCGGCGGGCACGTCCTGTTCTCGCACTACAAGTACTTCGACGCCCTTTTCGACAAGCTGATGGGCGACGACTACCAGGAGCTCGTGCGCGAAGCCTGGGTGTGGATGTGCGGGCGCTTCCTGCCCTACCCGCTGCAGAACAACATCCGCAACCTCCCTAAGGAGGTCGTGCTGGAATGTGTGCTCGGCCTCGTCGAGGCGCAGCGGACGCCGCTCGAACTCGACAAGATCGAGAACTTCGAGCAGCTCATCATGAAGCAGTTCGGCGCGGGGCTCGCCAAGTACTTCATGATGCCGTACAACTTCAAGGTCTGGGCGCACCCGCCGCGCATGATGAACAAGGAGTGGATCGGCGAGCGCGTCGCCCTACCCTCGCTCGAGCGCGTGCTGGGCAACGTGATCCTCAACCGCGACGACGCCGGCTGGGGCCCGAACAACACGTTCAAGTACCCGCGCTACGGCGGCACCGGCGGTCTGTTCGAGCGCATCGTGCCCTACATCAAGGACCACCTCGCGCTCGAAGCGGCCGCCGTCTCGGTCGACACCGCGCGCAAGACGGTGCGCTTCGCCGACGGACGCGAGGAGTCGTACGACGTGCTGATGTCGACGCTGCCGATGGACAAGTTCGTCGCGCTGACGACCGACGCGCCCGACCACGTGCGCGCCGAGGTGAAGCGGCTGCGCCATTCGGGCTCGTTCATCGTCGGCGTCGGCGTCGACCGCCCCGCCGAGACGTCAAAGTGCTGGATGTACTACCCCGAGGCGGACGCGCCCTTCTACCGCGTTACGTACCTCTCGAACTACTCGCCCGAGGTGGTCCCCGATCACACGCGGCAGCACTCGCTGCTCGCCGAGGTCTCGCACTCGGAGTTCAAGCCGGAGGACCGCACGACGATCGTGCGGCAGACGCTCGAGGGCATGGTCAGCACGCGGCTCCTCACCGAGGAGGACGTGCGGTCGCGCATCGCCGACACCTTCGTCATCGAACGCGATTATACCTACCCGACCCCGTCCCTCGAGCGCGACGGCGTGCTCCGCACGGTGCACCCGTGGCTGCACGAGCGGGGCATCTACTCGCGCGGGCGGTTCGGCGCGTGGCGGTACGAAGTCGGGAACATGGACCACTCGGTCGCGCAGGGGGTCGAGTGGGCGAACCGGGTGGTGCTCGGCGAGGTCGAGGACGAGCTGACGTATCAGGCCAAGCGGGGGTGCTGA
- a CDS encoding glycosyl transferase, producing MAVSVSALRALDAVPMIRHDRAAAPLAVLSDAPLLVHSHLRWDFVWQRPQQLLSRFAQHAPVLFVEEAIFVDDLAAPALDITQPTRGVTRVVPKVPSTLYHDADGTLAAVRGALQQALATGGPQGRGVLGNGQFAAPVQWFYTPMPAPAMLGAFGERAVVYDCMDELAQFKFAPPELIARERLLISKADVVFTGGYKLWQSKSKLHPNVHFFGCGVDSAHFAKARLDSTPRPADLPEQDAPILGFYGVIDERIDYALIAHLAAAFPESTIAMAGPVVKVDPKDLPKAPNIRWLGQKQYAELPMYAKAFDVCLMPFALNEATEYINPTKTLEYMAAGKPIVSTAVADVVRNFTPVVKVARSYDGFAAAVRASLNTPDAALIARGIGMAADASWESIVGKMRRLIAEAVAHNTPALEPTGSGRLAVAGGRGGRTVGEELTA from the coding sequence GTGGCCGTTTCGGTGTCGGCTTTGCGCGCCCTCGACGCCGTGCCCATGATCCGTCACGATCGCGCCGCCGCCCCGCTCGCCGTCCTCTCGGACGCGCCACTCCTCGTCCACAGCCACCTGCGCTGGGACTTCGTCTGGCAACGCCCGCAGCAACTTCTGTCGCGCTTCGCGCAGCACGCGCCTGTCCTCTTCGTCGAGGAGGCCATCTTCGTCGATGACCTCGCGGCGCCGGCGCTCGACATCACGCAGCCGACGCGGGGCGTGACGCGGGTGGTCCCCAAAGTGCCGAGTACGCTATACCACGACGCCGACGGCACGCTCGCGGCGGTGCGCGGCGCGCTCCAGCAGGCTCTCGCCACCGGAGGCCCGCAGGGCCGCGGCGTGCTCGGCAACGGCCAGTTCGCCGCGCCGGTGCAGTGGTTCTACACGCCGATGCCCGCTCCCGCCATGCTCGGCGCCTTCGGCGAGCGCGCGGTCGTCTACGACTGCATGGACGAGCTCGCCCAGTTCAAGTTCGCCCCGCCCGAGCTCATCGCCCGAGAGCGCCTGCTGATCTCCAAGGCTGACGTCGTCTTCACCGGCGGCTACAAGCTGTGGCAAAGCAAGTCGAAGCTGCACCCCAACGTCCACTTCTTCGGCTGCGGCGTCGACTCGGCCCACTTCGCCAAGGCGCGCCTCGACAGTACCCCCCGCCCCGCCGACCTGCCGGAGCAGGACGCACCGATCCTCGGCTTCTACGGGGTGATCGACGAGCGCATCGACTACGCCCTCATCGCCCACCTCGCGGCCGCGTTCCCGGAGTCGACCATCGCGATGGCCGGCCCCGTGGTCAAGGTCGACCCGAAGGACCTCCCCAAGGCGCCCAACATCCGCTGGCTCGGCCAGAAACAGTACGCCGAGCTGCCGATGTATGCGAAGGCGTTCGACGTCTGCCTCATGCCATTCGCGCTCAACGAGGCGACCGAGTACATCAACCCGACCAAGACGCTCGAGTACATGGCCGCGGGCAAGCCCATCGTCTCGACCGCGGTGGCCGACGTCGTCCGCAACTTCACGCCGGTCGTCAAGGTCGCCCGCAGCTACGACGGGTTCGCGGCGGCCGTCCGCGCGTCGCTCAACACGCCCGACGCGGCGCTCATCGCGCGCGGCATCGGGATGGCCGCCGACGCGTCGTGGGAGTCGATCGTCGGCAAGATGCGCCGTCTGATCGCCGAGGCGGTCGCGCACAACACGCCGGCGCTCGAGCCGACCGGGTCGGGGCGGCTCGCCGTCGCGGGCGGTCGCGGCGGCCGCACGGTCGGCGAAGAGCTGACGGCCTGA
- a CDS encoding epimerase, whose protein sequence is MKTERPAPIPSPNVVSPTASAPGPLHVLVTGAAGFVPSHICDRLLADGHRVVGLDNFLTGRARNVAHLEDDPRFALVEQDVAAPGALETPAVRAAVGAVLGDRVDAVMHLASPASPVDYYAHPLATLDVGAFGTRNAAAYAAARDARFLLASTSEVYGDPHVHPQPESYWGHVNPVGERSCYDEAKRFAEAMTMTFQRAHGVDTRIVRIFNTYGPRMRPDDGRVVSNFCVQALRGAPLTVYGDGRQTRSFTYVSDLVDGIVRLLYRPRTPDSHLPTNVGNPGEFTIAELAALVLELTGSRSPVDRRPMPADDPRQRKPDIARARATLGWEPRVPLREGLADTLAYFREAVTEAGVLGGRVLPAEREAAGVR, encoded by the coding sequence GTGAAGACGGAACGTCCCGCCCCCATTCCTTCCCCGAACGTCGTGTCGCCCACCGCCTCCGCCCCCGGCCCGCTGCACGTCCTCGTCACCGGCGCGGCCGGGTTCGTGCCGTCCCACATCTGCGACCGTCTGCTCGCCGACGGGCACCGCGTCGTGGGGCTCGACAACTTCCTCACCGGGCGCGCGCGCAACGTCGCCCACCTCGAGGACGACCCGCGGTTCGCGCTCGTCGAGCAGGACGTCGCCGCGCCCGGCGCGCTCGAGACGCCGGCCGTGCGGGCCGCGGTGGGCGCGGTGCTCGGCGACCGGGTCGACGCGGTCATGCACCTCGCGAGCCCGGCGAGCCCGGTCGACTACTACGCGCACCCGCTCGCCACGCTCGACGTCGGCGCGTTCGGCACGCGCAACGCCGCCGCGTACGCCGCCGCGCGCGACGCGCGCTTCCTGCTCGCCTCGACGAGCGAGGTGTACGGCGACCCGCACGTGCACCCGCAGCCCGAGTCGTACTGGGGGCACGTCAACCCCGTGGGCGAGCGCTCCTGCTACGACGAGGCGAAGCGCTTCGCCGAGGCGATGACGATGACGTTCCAGCGCGCGCACGGGGTGGACACGCGCATCGTCCGCATCTTCAACACGTACGGGCCGCGCATGCGGCCCGACGACGGGCGCGTGGTCTCGAACTTCTGCGTGCAGGCGCTCCGCGGGGCGCCGCTCACGGTCTACGGCGACGGCCGGCAGACGCGCAGCTTCACCTACGTGAGCGACCTCGTCGACGGGATCGTGCGGCTCCTCTACCGCCCGCGCACGCCGGACAGCCACCTGCCGACCAACGTCGGCAACCCGGGGGAGTTCACGATCGCCGAGCTGGCCGCGCTCGTGCTGGAGCTGACGGGGTCGCGGTCGCCGGTCGACCGGCGCCCGATGCCGGCCGACGACCCGCGGCAGCGCAAGCCCGACATCGCGCGCGCGCGCGCGACGTTAGGCTGGGAGCCGCGCGTGCCGCTGCGCGAGGGGCTGGCCGACACGCTGGCGTACTTCCGCGAGGCGGTCACCGAGGCCGGCGTGCTCGGGGGGCGGGTCCTCCCGGCGGAGCGCGAGGCGGCGGGGGTACGTTAG
- a CDS encoding RNA helicase, producing the protein MSFSTFELTPDLLRGVEAMGFTAPTPIQAQAIPPAVAGRDLLACAMTGSGKTAAFVLPLLNRLLASRATRDPARRGPRALVLTPTRELAAQVLEHLTALARFTPLTAAAVFGGVAPGPQEQAFRRNVDVLVATPGRLLDHLKQPYAKLEAVEVLVLDEADRMLDMGFLPDIRRVLGYLPRQRQTLFFSATMPGPIADLSRELLRDPVFLNQERVAKPAVGVTQALYPVREEMKAALFLELLKRGTLKDVIVFTRTKHRSNRLAEYLTTHGVACERIHGNRSQAQRTQALAGFKDGRVQVLVATDIVARGIDVEELSHVVNFDVPHVPEDYIHRVGRTARAEATGDAFTFVSPEEEVDLRAIEKAIGRRLPRLTAEGFDYAAKPAERFEVPIAERIAEIRKRKAEERARAKEKAERRAQHAAAEEARRGGRPAARPNGVGYAPSAAGGTALAEAPARRRSGGRGGRGRGGNGGGRNG; encoded by the coding sequence ATGTCGTTTTCGACTTTCGAGCTCACCCCCGACCTGCTACGCGGCGTCGAGGCGATGGGCTTCACGGCCCCGACGCCGATCCAGGCGCAGGCCATCCCGCCCGCCGTCGCCGGCCGCGACCTCCTGGCCTGCGCGATGACGGGCAGCGGCAAGACCGCCGCCTTCGTCCTCCCGCTCCTCAACCGGCTGCTCGCCTCGCGCGCGACGCGCGACCCGGCCCGTCGCGGCCCCCGCGCGCTCGTCCTCACGCCGACGCGCGAGCTGGCCGCGCAGGTGCTCGAGCACCTCACCGCGCTCGCGCGGTTCACGCCGCTCACCGCGGCGGCCGTCTTCGGCGGTGTGGCGCCGGGCCCACAGGAGCAGGCATTCCGCCGCAACGTCGACGTCCTCGTCGCAACGCCCGGCCGCCTGCTCGACCACCTCAAGCAGCCCTACGCGAAGCTCGAAGCCGTCGAGGTGCTCGTCCTCGACGAGGCCGACCGGATGCTCGACATGGGCTTCCTCCCCGACATCCGGCGCGTGCTCGGCTACCTGCCGCGCCAGCGGCAGACGCTCTTCTTCTCGGCGACGATGCCCGGCCCGATCGCCGACCTCTCGCGCGAGCTGCTGCGCGACCCCGTGTTCCTCAACCAGGAGCGCGTCGCCAAGCCCGCGGTCGGCGTCACGCAGGCGCTCTACCCGGTGCGCGAGGAAATGAAGGCCGCGCTCTTCCTCGAGCTGCTCAAGCGCGGCACGCTCAAGGACGTGATCGTCTTCACGCGCACGAAGCACCGCTCCAACCGGCTCGCGGAGTACCTCACGACGCACGGCGTGGCGTGCGAACGGATCCACGGCAACCGGTCGCAGGCGCAGCGCACGCAGGCGCTCGCGGGCTTCAAGGACGGCCGCGTGCAGGTGCTCGTCGCGACCGACATCGTCGCGCGCGGCATCGACGTCGAAGAGCTGAGCCACGTCGTGAACTTCGACGTGCCGCACGTGCCCGAGGACTACATCCACCGCGTCGGGCGCACGGCGCGCGCCGAGGCGACGGGCGACGCGTTCACCTTCGTGTCGCCGGAGGAAGAGGTCGACCTGCGCGCGATCGAGAAGGCGATCGGGCGGCGGCTGCCGCGCCTCACGGCCGAGGGCTTCGACTATGCCGCGAAGCCGGCCGAGCGGTTCGAGGTGCCGATCGCCGAGCGCATCGCGGAGATCCGCAAGCGCAAGGCGGAGGAGCGGGCGCGCGCGAAGGAAAAGGCGGAGCGCCGCGCGCAGCACGCGGCGGCCGAGGAGGCGCGCCGCGGCGGCCGCCCCGCCGCCCGGCCTAACGGCGTTGGCTACGCGCCGTCGGCCGCGGGCGGGACGGCGCTGGCCGAGGCGCCCGCACGCCGCCGGAGCGGCGGCCGCGGCGGCCGCGGCCGCGGCGGGAACGGGGGCGGGCGGAACGGCTGA
- a CDS encoding agmatine deiminase — protein sequence MTDPLRGDLGDGELGPTSAPGLTSARTFDPAPAALLAPSPAEPLRMPAEWEPHAATWLAWPHHEPDWPGKLGPIPWVYAEIVRALHARERVEVLCHTEAVREAARDALDAHGVSPNGYRLHVTPNDRVWVRDSGPTGVLRADGSALWLDWDFNAWAKYDNYHDDARVGETFAAISGLPRLAPARPDAPAGAPNARLVLEGGGIEVDGQGLMLVTEEWLLSDVQVRNPGLGRDDYERVFRDWLGVRQVLWLGEGCVGDDTHGHVDDVARFVAPGVVVLAHEEDPADENHRRSLDNLRRLRLAGGDRGALRVVTLPFPRPVTMRGERLPASYANFYVANGVVLVPTFNDPNDRRALNTLSELMPDRQVVGIHAVDLVWGLGTLHCLTQQQPSAQPRGGTA from the coding sequence ATGACTGACCCGCTCCGCGGCGACCTCGGCGACGGCGAGCTGGGCCCGACCAGCGCGCCCGGCCTCACGAGCGCGCGCACCTTCGACCCCGCGCCCGCCGCCCTCCTCGCCCCCTCCCCCGCCGAGCCGCTCCGCATGCCCGCCGAGTGGGAGCCGCACGCGGCGACGTGGCTCGCGTGGCCCCACCACGAGCCCGACTGGCCGGGCAAGCTCGGCCCGATCCCGTGGGTGTACGCCGAGATCGTCCGCGCGCTGCACGCGCGCGAGCGCGTCGAAGTCCTCTGCCACACCGAGGCCGTGCGCGAGGCGGCGCGCGACGCGCTCGACGCACACGGCGTCTCGCCGAACGGCTACCGGCTCCACGTGACGCCCAACGACCGCGTCTGGGTGCGCGACTCGGGGCCGACGGGCGTGCTCCGCGCCGACGGCTCGGCGCTCTGGCTCGACTGGGATTTCAACGCCTGGGCGAAGTACGACAACTACCACGACGACGCGCGCGTGGGCGAGACGTTCGCCGCGATCAGCGGGCTGCCGCGGCTCGCGCCGGCGCGGCCCGACGCGCCCGCGGGAGCGCCTAACGCGCGCCTCGTGCTCGAGGGCGGCGGGATCGAGGTCGACGGGCAGGGGCTGATGCTCGTGACCGAGGAGTGGCTGCTCTCCGACGTGCAGGTCCGCAACCCGGGTCTCGGCCGCGACGACTACGAGCGCGTCTTCCGCGACTGGCTCGGCGTGCGGCAGGTGCTCTGGCTGGGCGAGGGGTGCGTCGGCGACGACACGCACGGCCACGTCGACGACGTCGCGCGCTTCGTCGCGCCCGGCGTGGTCGTGCTCGCCCACGAAGAGGACCCGGCCGACGAGAACCACCGCCGCTCGCTCGACAACCTCCGCCGGCTCCGGCTCGCCGGCGGGGACCGCGGCGCGCTCCGCGTCGTGACCCTGCCCTTCCCGCGCCCGGTCACGATGCGCGGCGAGCGGCTGCCGGCGAGCTACGCCAACTTCTACGTCGCCAACGGCGTCGTCCTCGTCCCGACGTTCAACGACCCGAACGACCGGCGCGCGCTCAACACGCTGTCCGAGCTGATGCCCGACCGTCAGGTCGTCGGCATCCACGCCGTGGACCTCGTCTGGGGGCTCGGCACCCTACACTGCCTGACACAGCAGCAGCCGTCCGCACAGCCGCGGGGCGGAACCGCGTAG
- a CDS encoding putative DNA modification/repair radical SAM protein, whose amino-acid sequence MSAPARSPVRRRLAVAARFDAPCAARTGTSGSAPRHPLPALDTPDVEPAAIYHSVAADGRRIPLLKILLTNHCVYDCAYCPLRRSADVERARLEVHEVVRLTLDYHRRGLVDGLFLSAAVDGSADATMERLVAVARTLRCEHQFAGYVHLKVIPEANPELVAEAGRWADRVSVNVELARQADLGALAPGRAHATMRAAMTRLRDGIAEGHEADRFAARARWGVPRRAGRRARWDRVPRFAPAGQVTQLVVGADRPGVARATDADVLRTAESLYAREGLRRVYFGSYQPVASAGGLLVDAPSPAVRERRLYEADWLVRAYGFTVDELVPPDAPDLAPDVDPKLAWALRHPDFFPLDLNTAPREVLLRVPGLGHRTVERILAIRPWHAVRLELLAKLHVPVARVLPFVVTPDHAPTRVGPHTRDLRLRLTSRPRQLDLFDAAA is encoded by the coding sequence GTGTCCGCGCCCGCCCGTTCCCCGGTCCGCCGCCGCCTCGCCGTCGCCGCGCGCTTTGACGCGCCCTGTGCCGCGCGGACCGGCACGTCCGGGAGCGCGCCGCGGCACCCGCTCCCCGCGCTCGACACCCCCGACGTCGAGCCCGCGGCGATCTACCACTCCGTGGCCGCGGACGGGCGGCGGATCCCGCTGCTCAAGATCCTCCTCACCAACCACTGCGTCTACGACTGCGCGTACTGCCCGCTCCGCCGATCGGCGGACGTCGAGCGCGCGCGGCTCGAGGTGCACGAGGTCGTCCGGCTCACGCTGGACTACCACCGCCGCGGACTGGTCGACGGCCTGTTCCTGAGCGCGGCCGTCGACGGCAGCGCCGACGCGACGATGGAGCGGCTCGTCGCGGTCGCGCGCACGCTGCGGTGCGAGCACCAGTTCGCGGGCTACGTCCACCTCAAGGTCATCCCCGAGGCGAACCCGGAGCTGGTCGCGGAGGCCGGGCGGTGGGCGGACCGCGTGAGCGTGAACGTGGAGCTCGCGCGGCAGGCCGACCTCGGAGCCCTCGCGCCGGGGCGTGCGCACGCGACGATGCGTGCCGCGATGACGCGTCTCCGCGACGGGATCGCCGAGGGGCACGAGGCGGACCGCTTCGCCGCGCGGGCGCGGTGGGGCGTGCCGCGGCGTGCGGGGCGCCGCGCGCGGTGGGACCGGGTCCCGCGCTTCGCGCCGGCGGGCCAGGTCACGCAGCTCGTCGTCGGCGCCGACCGCCCCGGCGTCGCGCGCGCGACCGACGCCGACGTGCTGCGCACGGCCGAGTCGCTCTACGCGCGCGAGGGACTTCGGCGCGTGTACTTCGGCAGCTACCAGCCGGTCGCGAGCGCGGGCGGTCTCTTGGTGGACGCGCCGTCGCCCGCCGTGCGCGAGCGGCGCCTCTACGAGGCCGACTGGCTCGTGCGCGCGTACGGCTTCACGGTCGACGAGCTCGTGCCGCCCGACGCGCCCGACCTCGCCCCCGACGTCGACCCGAAGCTGGCGTGGGCGCTGCGGCACCCCGACTTCTTCCCGCTCGACCTGAACACGGCCCCGCGCGAGGTGCTCCTCCGCGTGCCCGGGCTCGGCCACCGCACGGTCGAGCGCATCCTCGCCATCCGGCCGTGGCACGCGGTGCGGCTGGAGCTGCTCGCCAAATTGCACGTCCCGGTCGCGCGGGTGCTGCCCTTCGTCGTCACGCCCGACCACGCGCCCACGCGCGTGGGGCCGCACACGCGCGACCTCCGGCTGCGCCTCACGTCGCGGCCGCGCCAGCTCGACCTGTTCGACGCGGCGGCGTGA
- a CDS encoding membrane protein, with protein sequence MNALTDPSLWLGLLTLTALEIVLGIDNIIFLSILAGKLPPVDQAKGRRLGLAMAFVTRVLLLLSISWLARLTAPLFTVSALSFLEVEAREITGRDLILIVGGLFLIGKSTYEIHHKFDAADDAHGGGAPRRAAALAATVAQIAVVDIVFSLDSVITAVGMVNNIPVMIAANVIALAFMLGASGPIAAFVERHPTVKMLALSFLVLIGTNLVAEGFGQHIPKGYMYFAMFFAVGVELLNLRLRGRGAPAERPLPLGGTVEQGLVGEER encoded by the coding sequence ATGAACGCCCTCACCGACCCGTCACTCTGGCTCGGTCTCCTGACGCTGACCGCGTTGGAGATCGTCCTCGGCATCGACAACATCATCTTCCTGTCGATCCTCGCCGGCAAGCTGCCGCCGGTCGACCAGGCGAAGGGGCGCCGTCTAGGGCTGGCGATGGCGTTCGTGACGCGCGTCCTCCTGCTGCTCAGCATCAGCTGGCTCGCGCGGCTCACCGCGCCGTTGTTCACGGTGAGCGCGCTGTCGTTCCTCGAGGTCGAGGCGCGCGAGATCACCGGGCGCGACCTGATCCTCATCGTCGGCGGCCTGTTCCTGATCGGGAAGTCGACGTACGAGATCCACCACAAGTTCGACGCGGCGGACGACGCGCACGGCGGCGGGGCGCCGCGGCGCGCGGCGGCGCTCGCGGCGACCGTGGCGCAGATCGCGGTCGTCGACATCGTGTTCTCGCTCGACTCGGTGATCACCGCGGTCGGGATGGTGAACAACATCCCGGTGATGATCGCCGCGAACGTGATCGCGCTCGCCTTCATGCTCGGCGCCTCGGGCCCGATCGCGGCCTTCGTCGAGCGACACCCGACCGTCAAGATGCTCGCGCTCAGCTTTTTGGTGCTGATCGGAACCAATCTGGTGGCTGAGGGCTTCGGGCAGCACATCCCGAAGGGGTACATGTACTTCGCGATGTTCTTCGCGGTCGGGGTCGAGCTGCTCAACCTGCGCCTGCGCGGCCGCGGCGCGCCGGCGGAGCGGCCGCTCCCGCTCGGCGGGACGGTCGAGCAGGGGCTGGTCGGGGAGGAGCGCTAG
- the queE gene encoding 7-carboxy-7-deazaguanine synthase, translating into MYTVKEIFYTLQGEGANAGRAAVFCRFSGCNLWTGREADRCKAVCTFCDTDFVGVGPDGGRFADAPALAAAVADRWHAGTGADPATARDGGVTPLVVCTGGEPLLQLDATAVDALHAVGFEVAVETNGTQPAPPGLDWVCVSPKAGAPLRLAAGDELKLVYPQAEHTAQPECFAALAFRYFWLQPMDGPDRAVVAANTAAAVAYCLAHPQWRLSVQTHKVTGIR; encoded by the coding sequence ATGTACACCGTCAAGGAGATCTTCTACACGCTGCAGGGCGAGGGCGCGAACGCGGGCCGCGCGGCCGTCTTCTGCCGCTTCTCGGGATGCAACCTGTGGACGGGGCGCGAGGCGGACCGCTGCAAGGCCGTCTGCACGTTCTGCGACACCGATTTCGTCGGCGTCGGCCCGGACGGCGGGCGCTTTGCCGACGCGCCCGCCCTCGCCGCGGCCGTCGCGGATCGCTGGCATGCCGGTACGGGCGCCGATCCCGCGACCGCTCGTGACGGCGGCGTGACGCCGCTCGTCGTCTGCACCGGCGGCGAGCCGCTCCTGCAGCTCGACGCGACGGCGGTCGACGCCCTCCACGCAGTCGGCTTCGAGGTCGCGGTCGAAACGAACGGGACCCAACCCGCCCCACCCGGGCTCGACTGGGTCTGCGTCAGCCCCAAGGCCGGCGCGCCGCTCCGGCTCGCTGCGGGCGACGAACTCAAGCTCGTCTACCCGCAGGCCGAGCACACCGCCCAACCCGAGTGCTTCGCCGCGCTCGCGTTCCGGTACTTCTGGCTCCAACCGATGGACGGCCCCGACCGGGCCGTGGTCGCCGCAAACACGGCGGCGGCGGTGGCCTACTGCCTCGCCCACCCCCAGTGGCGCCTCTCCGTCCAGACCCACAAGGTGACAGGAATCCGCTAA